A region of Oryzias latipes chromosome 18, ASM223467v1 DNA encodes the following proteins:
- the LOC101161757 gene encoding zona pellucida sperm-binding protein 3 isoform X4, protein MSTILKYPKMRKFVAVLLFFCCASQEHTLENPENEELKIQCEENKMRITVQREFFRKTNTPFSPELIRLGWNSTCGPERPGTDTEVMVLSAGLQDCGTESRVDGDWLLYSNQLLLFPAILPTATGSVIVRGVTTVIPVECYYERKQKVIGEPLMPTWIPMTSSIRGFGLLRFSLRIMADECASARSSSVFQQGEAVFLEAAVDSALHPPLTLYVDHCAATVQPDPLSELRYSFITKHGCLMDSVLPGSSSRFLPRQRDDRLCFSVQAFRFRKTPVDQMFISCHLKAAPKRSHHSHLDKACFFHRATFSWRATDGNGAVCECCDSDCLSLEGEENRGDSTSLQIGGRFEADRTVGPLHTLERSHWTGRLSVNQ, encoded by the exons ATGTCCACAATATTAAAATATCCTAAAATGAGGAAATTCGTCGCAGTTTTATTGTTCTTCTGTTGCGCATCACAGGAGCACACGTTAGAAAACCCGGAGAACGAGGAGCTTAAAATACAATGTGAAGAAAACAAGATGAGAATAACCGTTCAGAGGGAGTTCTTCCGGAAAACAAACACCCCGTTCAGTCCGGAGCTCATTCGGCTCGGATGGAACTCGACCTGTGGACCCGAGAGGCCCGGAACCGACACCGAGGTGATGGTTCTGTCTGCGGGGCTGCAGGATTGCGGAACCGAGTCCAGG GTTGACGGGGATTGGCTCTTGTACTCCAATCAGCTGCTGCTCTTCCCGGCTATCCTTCCCACCGCCACCGGCAGCGTGATCGTCCGCGGCGTGACCACAGTCATACCTGTTGAGTGCTACTATGAAAG GAAGCAGAAAGTTATAGGAGAGCCACTGATGCCGACCTGGATACCGATGACGTCCAGCATCCGCGGCTTCGGCCTCCTGCGCTTCTCCCTTCGTATCATGGCGG ATGAATGCGCCTCCGCGCGCAGCTCCTCTGTGTTCCAGCAGGGGGAAGCAGTGTTTTTGGAGGCCGCTGTGGATTCGGCGCTGCACCCCCCCCTCACTCTGTATGTGGACCACTGCgccgccaccgtgcagcctgacCCCCTCTCCGAGCTCAGATACAGCTTCATAACCAAACACGG ATGTCTAATGGACAGTGTCCTGCCAGGATCTTCATCCAGATTCCTGCCCAGGCAGCGGGATGACCGGCTGTGCTTCAGCGTCCAGGCTTTCCGCTTCAGAAAGACACCTGTGGACCAG ATGTTCATCAGCTGCCACCTCAAAGCCGCCCCCAAGCGGAGCCACCACAGCCACCTGGACAAAGCCTGTTTCTTCCACAGAGCCACCTTCAG CTGGCGAGCCACCGACGGGAACGGCGCCGTGTGCGAATGCTGCGACTCGGACTGCCTGAGTCTGGAGGGAGAGGAGAACCGCGGAGACTCCACGTCGTTGCAGATAG GTGGGAGGTTTGAGGCCGACAGGACCGTTGGACCACTGCACACTTTGGAGCGCTCTCATTGGACGGGCCGGCTGTCAGTCAATCAGTGA
- the LOC101161757 gene encoding zona pellucida sperm-binding protein 3 isoform X3 — protein MSTILKYPKMRKFVAVLLFFCCASQEHTLENPENEELKIQCEENKMRITVQREFFRKTNTPFSPELIRLGWNSTCGPERPGTDTEVMVLSAGLQDCGTESRVDGDWLLYSNQLLLFPAILPTATGSVIVRGVTTVIPVECYYERKQKVIGEPLMPTWIPMTSSIRGFGLLRFSLRIMADECASARSSSVFQQGEAVFLEAAVDSALHPPLTLYVDHCAATVQPDPLSELRYSFITKHGCLMDSVLPGSSSRFLPRQRDDRLCFSVQAFRFRKTPVDQMFISCHLKAAPKRSHHSHLDKACFFHRATFSWRATDGNGAVCECCDSDCLSLEGEENRGDSTSLQIGVLPTVSWLVIWLTGGRFEADRTVGPLHTLERSHWTGRLSVNQ, from the exons ATGTCCACAATATTAAAATATCCTAAAATGAGGAAATTCGTCGCAGTTTTATTGTTCTTCTGTTGCGCATCACAGGAGCACACGTTAGAAAACCCGGAGAACGAGGAGCTTAAAATACAATGTGAAGAAAACAAGATGAGAATAACCGTTCAGAGGGAGTTCTTCCGGAAAACAAACACCCCGTTCAGTCCGGAGCTCATTCGGCTCGGATGGAACTCGACCTGTGGACCCGAGAGGCCCGGAACCGACACCGAGGTGATGGTTCTGTCTGCGGGGCTGCAGGATTGCGGAACCGAGTCCAGG GTTGACGGGGATTGGCTCTTGTACTCCAATCAGCTGCTGCTCTTCCCGGCTATCCTTCCCACCGCCACCGGCAGCGTGATCGTCCGCGGCGTGACCACAGTCATACCTGTTGAGTGCTACTATGAAAG GAAGCAGAAAGTTATAGGAGAGCCACTGATGCCGACCTGGATACCGATGACGTCCAGCATCCGCGGCTTCGGCCTCCTGCGCTTCTCCCTTCGTATCATGGCGG ATGAATGCGCCTCCGCGCGCAGCTCCTCTGTGTTCCAGCAGGGGGAAGCAGTGTTTTTGGAGGCCGCTGTGGATTCGGCGCTGCACCCCCCCCTCACTCTGTATGTGGACCACTGCgccgccaccgtgcagcctgacCCCCTCTCCGAGCTCAGATACAGCTTCATAACCAAACACGG ATGTCTAATGGACAGTGTCCTGCCAGGATCTTCATCCAGATTCCTGCCCAGGCAGCGGGATGACCGGCTGTGCTTCAGCGTCCAGGCTTTCCGCTTCAGAAAGACACCTGTGGACCAG ATGTTCATCAGCTGCCACCTCAAAGCCGCCCCCAAGCGGAGCCACCACAGCCACCTGGACAAAGCCTGTTTCTTCCACAGAGCCACCTTCAG CTGGCGAGCCACCGACGGGAACGGCGCCGTGTGCGAATGCTGCGACTCGGACTGCCTGAGTCTGGAGGGAGAGGAGAACCGCGGAGACTCCACGTCGTTGCAGATAG GTGTTCTGCCGACAGTAAGCTGGCTCGTGATCTGGTTAACAGGTGGGAGGTTTGAGGCCGACAGGACCGTTGGACCACTGCACACTTTGGAGCGCTCTCATTGGACGGGCCGGCTGTCAGTCAATCAGTGA
- the LOC101161757 gene encoding zona pellucida sperm-binding protein 3 isoform X2, whose amino-acid sequence MSTILKYPKMRKFVAVLLFFCCASQEHTLENPENEELKIQCEENKMRITVQREFFRKTNTPFSPELIRLGWNSTCGPERPGTDTEVMVLSAGLQDCGTESRVDGDWLLYSNQLLLFPAILPTATGSVIVRGVTTVIPVECYYERKQKVIGEPLMPTWIPMTSSIRGFGLLRFSLRIMAGEFILFSPDFKTTTTTTMSHLSVFLCSSCTDECASARSSSVFQQGEAVFLEAAVDSALHPPLTLYVDHCAATVQPDPLSELRYSFITKHGCLMDSVLPGSSSRFLPRQRDDRLCFSVQAFRFRKTPVDQMFISCHLKAAPKRSHHSHLDKACFFHRATFSWRATDGNGAVCECCDSDCLSLEGEENRGDSTSLQIGGRFEADRTVGPLHTLERSHWTGRLSVNQ is encoded by the exons ATGTCCACAATATTAAAATATCCTAAAATGAGGAAATTCGTCGCAGTTTTATTGTTCTTCTGTTGCGCATCACAGGAGCACACGTTAGAAAACCCGGAGAACGAGGAGCTTAAAATACAATGTGAAGAAAACAAGATGAGAATAACCGTTCAGAGGGAGTTCTTCCGGAAAACAAACACCCCGTTCAGTCCGGAGCTCATTCGGCTCGGATGGAACTCGACCTGTGGACCCGAGAGGCCCGGAACCGACACCGAGGTGATGGTTCTGTCTGCGGGGCTGCAGGATTGCGGAACCGAGTCCAGG GTTGACGGGGATTGGCTCTTGTACTCCAATCAGCTGCTGCTCTTCCCGGCTATCCTTCCCACCGCCACCGGCAGCGTGATCGTCCGCGGCGTGACCACAGTCATACCTGTTGAGTGCTACTATGAAAG GAAGCAGAAAGTTATAGGAGAGCCACTGATGCCGACCTGGATACCGATGACGTCCAGCATCCGCGGCTTCGGCCTCCTGCGCTTCTCCCTTCGTATCATGGCGGGTGAATTCATCCTGTTCAGCCCCgactttaaaacaacaacaacaacaacaatgtctcacctgtctgtttttctgtgctCCTCCTGCACAGATGAATGCGCCTCCGCGCGCAGCTCCTCTGTGTTCCAGCAGGGGGAAGCAGTGTTTTTGGAGGCCGCTGTGGATTCGGCGCTGCACCCCCCCCTCACTCTGTATGTGGACCACTGCgccgccaccgtgcagcctgacCCCCTCTCCGAGCTCAGATACAGCTTCATAACCAAACACGG ATGTCTAATGGACAGTGTCCTGCCAGGATCTTCATCCAGATTCCTGCCCAGGCAGCGGGATGACCGGCTGTGCTTCAGCGTCCAGGCTTTCCGCTTCAGAAAGACACCTGTGGACCAG ATGTTCATCAGCTGCCACCTCAAAGCCGCCCCCAAGCGGAGCCACCACAGCCACCTGGACAAAGCCTGTTTCTTCCACAGAGCCACCTTCAG CTGGCGAGCCACCGACGGGAACGGCGCCGTGTGCGAATGCTGCGACTCGGACTGCCTGAGTCTGGAGGGAGAGGAGAACCGCGGAGACTCCACGTCGTTGCAGATAG GTGGGAGGTTTGAGGCCGACAGGACCGTTGGACCACTGCACACTTTGGAGCGCTCTCATTGGACGGGCCGGCTGTCAGTCAATCAGTGA
- the LOC101161757 gene encoding zona pellucida sperm-binding protein 3 isoform X1 has translation MSTILKYPKMRKFVAVLLFFCCASQEHTLENPENEELKIQCEENKMRITVQREFFRKTNTPFSPELIRLGWNSTCGPERPGTDTEVMVLSAGLQDCGTESRVDGDWLLYSNQLLLFPAILPTATGSVIVRGVTTVIPVECYYERKQKVIGEPLMPTWIPMTSSIRGFGLLRFSLRIMAGEFILFSPDFKTTTTTTMSHLSVFLCSSCTDECASARSSSVFQQGEAVFLEAAVDSALHPPLTLYVDHCAATVQPDPLSELRYSFITKHGCLMDSVLPGSSSRFLPRQRDDRLCFSVQAFRFRKTPVDQMFISCHLKAAPKRSHHSHLDKACFFHRATFSWRATDGNGAVCECCDSDCLSLEGEENRGDSTSLQIGVLPTVSWLVIWLTGGRFEADRTVGPLHTLERSHWTGRLSVNQ, from the exons ATGTCCACAATATTAAAATATCCTAAAATGAGGAAATTCGTCGCAGTTTTATTGTTCTTCTGTTGCGCATCACAGGAGCACACGTTAGAAAACCCGGAGAACGAGGAGCTTAAAATACAATGTGAAGAAAACAAGATGAGAATAACCGTTCAGAGGGAGTTCTTCCGGAAAACAAACACCCCGTTCAGTCCGGAGCTCATTCGGCTCGGATGGAACTCGACCTGTGGACCCGAGAGGCCCGGAACCGACACCGAGGTGATGGTTCTGTCTGCGGGGCTGCAGGATTGCGGAACCGAGTCCAGG GTTGACGGGGATTGGCTCTTGTACTCCAATCAGCTGCTGCTCTTCCCGGCTATCCTTCCCACCGCCACCGGCAGCGTGATCGTCCGCGGCGTGACCACAGTCATACCTGTTGAGTGCTACTATGAAAG GAAGCAGAAAGTTATAGGAGAGCCACTGATGCCGACCTGGATACCGATGACGTCCAGCATCCGCGGCTTCGGCCTCCTGCGCTTCTCCCTTCGTATCATGGCGGGTGAATTCATCCTGTTCAGCCCCgactttaaaacaacaacaacaacaacaatgtctcacctgtctgtttttctgtgctCCTCCTGCACAGATGAATGCGCCTCCGCGCGCAGCTCCTCTGTGTTCCAGCAGGGGGAAGCAGTGTTTTTGGAGGCCGCTGTGGATTCGGCGCTGCACCCCCCCCTCACTCTGTATGTGGACCACTGCgccgccaccgtgcagcctgacCCCCTCTCCGAGCTCAGATACAGCTTCATAACCAAACACGG ATGTCTAATGGACAGTGTCCTGCCAGGATCTTCATCCAGATTCCTGCCCAGGCAGCGGGATGACCGGCTGTGCTTCAGCGTCCAGGCTTTCCGCTTCAGAAAGACACCTGTGGACCAG ATGTTCATCAGCTGCCACCTCAAAGCCGCCCCCAAGCGGAGCCACCACAGCCACCTGGACAAAGCCTGTTTCTTCCACAGAGCCACCTTCAG CTGGCGAGCCACCGACGGGAACGGCGCCGTGTGCGAATGCTGCGACTCGGACTGCCTGAGTCTGGAGGGAGAGGAGAACCGCGGAGACTCCACGTCGTTGCAGATAG GTGTTCTGCCGACAGTAAGCTGGCTCGTGATCTGGTTAACAGGTGGGAGGTTTGAGGCCGACAGGACCGTTGGACCACTGCACACTTTGGAGCGCTCTCATTGGACGGGCCGGCTGTCAGTCAATCAGTGA
- the ufsp1 gene encoding inactive Ufm1-specific protease 1 produces MSEEKIDWGGKGLEEGNFRRTLMKNVHEGLPQPLKEPARCSMIRGDYVYFYYGCDGQDDRGWGCGYRTVQTMSSWICCNRRGAERKAVPSLPEIQQALVTVRDKPSSFSGSREWIGTFEGSLVLDLLYEVPCKLVHIRGGAELESIAVQELHRHFQEHGSPVMMGGDRDNSSKGILGVCTGAGGSHLLVLDPHYYGGHLEKQEFQGRGWVSWKRVSSLEQTSFYNLCMPQTPKKTP; encoded by the coding sequence ATGTCTGAGGAGAAGATCGACTGGGGTGGGAAAGGACTAGAGGAGGGGAACTTCAGGAGAACCTTGATGAAGAACGTACATGAAGGTCTTCCCCAGCCCCTTAAAGAACCGGCTAGATGCTCCATGATCAGAGGGGACTACGTTTACTTTTACTATGGCTGTGATGGACAGGACGACCGGGGATGGGGGTGTGGGTATCGAACCGTCCAGACCATGTCCTCCTGGATCTGCTGCAACCGCCGCGGCGCAGAACGCAAAGCTGTCCCGAGTCTGCCGGAGATCCAGCAAGCCCTGGTGACCGTGAGGGACAAGCCCAGCTCCTTTTCCGGCTCCAGGGAGTGGATCGGGACCTTTGAGGGCTCcctggttctggatctcctcTATGAGGTCCCCTGTAAGCTGGTCCACATCCGCGGTGGAGCGGAGCTGGAGAGCATCGCAGTCCAGGAGCTCCATCGGCACTTCCAGGAGCACGGGTCTCCTGTCATGATGGGGGGCGACAGGGACAACTCCTCCAAGGGAATTTTGGGGGTGTGCACCGGGGCGGGCGGGAGCCACCTGCTGGTCCTGGACCCCCACTATTATGGGGGTCACCTGGAGAAGCAGGAGTTTCAGGGGAGAGGGTGGGTGTCCTGGAAGCGAGTGTCGTCTTTAGAACAGACCTCCTTCTATAATCTGTGTATGCCACAAACGCCAAAAAAGACGCCATAA